From a region of the Actinomycetota bacterium genome:
- a CDS encoding adenylate/guanylate cyclase domain-containing protein, producing MSDRTFLFADLAGFTALTEAHGDVDAADVAERFTKLARASLVGGSKLVKTIGDEAMIVSSDPLSAVRTALQLSAAVSDEERFPGLRAGIHSGSSVERDGDFFGTAVNVAARVAAHARSGQILCTGSVADAARSVEGVDVRQAGRGHFKNVTEPVDLFEIVVRDDAGADLEVDPVCHMRIGAEAAPARLPYGDRTYLFCSFECARAFAERPETYAGR from the coding sequence GTGAGCGACCGGACGTTCCTGTTCGCAGACCTCGCAGGCTTCACCGCGCTGACCGAAGCCCACGGCGACGTCGACGCCGCCGACGTCGCCGAGCGCTTCACCAAGCTCGCTCGCGCGTCACTCGTCGGGGGGTCGAAGCTCGTTAAGACGATCGGCGATGAGGCGATGATCGTCTCTTCGGATCCACTCAGTGCCGTCCGCACGGCGTTGCAGCTTTCGGCGGCGGTCAGCGACGAGGAACGTTTCCCGGGTCTGCGCGCCGGGATCCACTCCGGCAGCAGCGTCGAGCGCGACGGCGACTTCTTCGGCACCGCCGTCAACGTGGCGGCGCGCGTCGCCGCGCACGCACGCTCCGGTCAGATCCTGTGTACCGGATCCGTCGCGGATGCGGCGCGCTCGGTTGAAGGTGTCGACGTTCGCCAGGCGGGTCGCGGTCACTTCAAGAACGTCACCGAGCCGGTCGATCTGTTCGAGATCGTCGTCCGCGACGACGCCGGCGCCGACCTCGAGGTCGACCCGGTCTGTCACATGCGTATCGGGGCGGAGGCCGCGCCCGCGCGCCTGCCGTATGGGGACCGGACGTATCTGTTTTGCTCGTTCGAGTGCGCCCGCGCGTTCGCCGAACGGCCCGAAACCTACGCCGGGAGGTAG
- a CDS encoding class I SAM-dependent methyltransferase: MAGIEKRVLASRSWAAFSTRLVAPWVLRVAELPVQAEVLEVGSGGGGNVEVFVRRFPGWRITASDYDPDMVELARHRLEPLADRVNVAHADATSLAFPDGSFDLVISIGVWHHVGDWGKALTEAARVLRPGGYLALADLLEGFFPGPMKKLFPPETPYRLSDVRDALGPAGFSRWRVRPLRRLAYRLVTQAAGKA, encoded by the coding sequence ATGGCAGGGATAGAGAAACGCGTGCTCGCGAGCCGGAGCTGGGCGGCGTTCTCGACCAGACTTGTCGCGCCCTGGGTGCTCCGGGTCGCGGAGCTTCCCGTCCAAGCAGAAGTCCTCGAGGTGGGCAGCGGTGGCGGCGGCAACGTCGAGGTGTTCGTGCGACGCTTCCCGGGCTGGCGGATCACCGCGTCGGACTACGACCCGGACATGGTGGAGCTGGCGCGACACCGGCTCGAGCCGCTCGCCGACCGTGTGAATGTGGCCCATGCGGACGCGACCTCGCTGGCCTTCCCCGATGGAAGCTTCGACCTCGTCATCAGCATCGGCGTGTGGCACCACGTCGGCGACTGGGGCAAGGCGCTCACCGAAGCTGCGCGCGTGCTACGTCCAGGGGGATACCTCGCCCTCGCCGACCTCCTCGAAGGCTTCTTCCCCGGGCCGATGAAGAAGCTGTTCCCACCCGAGACGCCCTACCGACTGTCCGACGTTCGCGACGCGCTCGGCCCGGCGGGCTTCTCGCGCTGGCGCGTACGACCGCTCCGCCGGCTCGCGTACCGGCTCGTCACGCAGGCTGCGGGAAAGGCATGA
- a CDS encoding phosphocholine cytidylyltransferase family protein translates to MKAVILLAGMGNRMQPLTNEMPKSLLPIGDTNTLEHMIRKLVKYDIRSFVIVCGHMQKEIRQYVARTFPLLDCAFATNERYKTTNTGYSLMLAKDLLLGGSFIKLDGDVIFQEEIIRQLVEADSASSYVCVDSSGVDDEVIKVQCHANGTVARIGNELPVSSAAGESIGVERIDERSNAALFATLEQMMEHEANHQLYYEVAYDAIIRAGEPFKTLDITGLRWVEIDTLSDYHLAQEYFGRAVS, encoded by the coding sequence ATGAAAGCAGTCATCTTGCTGGCGGGCATGGGCAACCGCATGCAGCCTCTCACCAATGAAATGCCGAAGTCGCTATTGCCGATCGGCGACACCAACACTCTTGAGCACATGATCCGCAAACTAGTGAAATACGACATCCGATCGTTCGTGATCGTCTGCGGACATATGCAGAAAGAGATACGGCAATACGTCGCACGTACGTTCCCGCTTCTGGACTGCGCGTTCGCGACGAACGAGAGATACAAGACGACCAACACGGGCTACTCCTTGATGCTCGCGAAAGACCTCCTCTTGGGCGGATCCTTCATAAAGTTAGATGGCGACGTGATCTTTCAGGAGGAGATCATCAGGCAACTGGTCGAAGCGGACAGCGCTTCGAGTTATGTTTGCGTCGATAGCTCGGGGGTAGACGACGAGGTCATCAAAGTGCAGTGCCACGCAAACGGGACAGTTGCCCGAATAGGAAACGAGCTGCCGGTTTCGAGCGCCGCCGGTGAATCAATAGGCGTCGAGAGGATCGACGAACGGTCGAACGCTGCGCTCTTCGCAACGCTCGAGCAGATGATGGAGCATGAAGCCAATCATCAGCTCTACTACGAAGTAGCGTATGACGCGATCATCCGTGCCGGCGAGCCGTTCAAGACTCTCGACATCACGGGTCTGCGCTGGGTTGAGATCGACACCCTGAGTGACTACCACCTTGCTCAGGAGTACTTCGGCCGTGCTGTGTCCTGA
- a CDS encoding CDP-alcohol phosphatidyltransferase family protein codes for MPGREYPPLDSVIEPNYFSNWGDLWYPRLANKLLRSASKIAALTPNHVTVASFVLYGVSAGLIVVGGWLSLLAAVLLPLSYVLDCLDGQLARYTNRSSAIGDYLDKTLDVLKILIINVAMALAAVKLTDHSYYFLLGVFSCSGFLFRYYIKLETIFGALRRDKDYLDKSSARRRDLYVELDSQKAQPKTFRQQLKWLWFRHRAFFALDEAEHVTLGALAALIGRPDLWCWLFALGQMSIAMVRLIQRGRQLVNRPESLTYPLRK; via the coding sequence ATGCCCGGTCGTGAGTATCCGCCTCTGGATTCTGTGATCGAGCCGAACTACTTCAGCAACTGGGGCGACCTGTGGTACCCGCGGCTCGCCAACAAGCTCCTTCGAAGCGCCAGCAAGATCGCTGCCCTAACGCCCAATCATGTGACCGTGGCGTCCTTCGTTCTCTATGGCGTCAGTGCGGGCCTCATCGTGGTGGGCGGATGGTTGAGCTTGTTGGCGGCTGTTCTACTTCCGTTGTCTTATGTCCTTGATTGTCTGGATGGTCAACTAGCTCGGTACACGAACCGAAGCTCTGCGATCGGCGACTACCTGGACAAAACGCTTGACGTTCTGAAGATCCTCATTATCAACGTGGCGATGGCTCTTGCCGCAGTCAAACTTACCGATCACAGTTACTACTTCTTGCTCGGGGTCTTCTCGTGCTCCGGCTTCCTTTTCCGCTACTACATCAAGCTGGAGACAATATTTGGTGCACTTCGCAGGGACAAGGACTACCTCGACAAGTCAAGCGCGCGCCGACGCGACTTATACGTCGAACTCGATTCGCAGAAGGCTCAGCCTAAGACCTTCCGTCAGCAACTCAAATGGCTCTGGTTTCGGCATCGCGCCTTCTTCGCACTCGACGAAGCCGAACACGTCACGTTGGGCGCGCTGGCGGCATTGATCGGTCGGCCCGATCTGTGGTGCTGGCTTTTCGCGCTAGGCCAGATGTCCATCGCCATGGTTCGGCTCATACAGCGCGGTCGCCAGCTTGTGAACCGGCCGGAGTCCCTAACATATCCGCTGCGCAAATGA